One segment of Candidatus Neomarinimicrobiota bacterium DNA contains the following:
- the sucD gene encoding succinate--CoA ligase subunit alpha yields KGGQMALDGKVPVFNSVEEARTETNANVSIIFVPPPFAAEAIIEASDAGVELVVCITEGVPVHDMVKAKRIIDQNGTRLIGPNCPGIITVDECKLGIMPGFICKKGNIGVLSKSGTLTYEAIGQLVNVGLGQSTALGIGGDPIIGTSMIDALKLFEADPETNGVVLIGEIGGQMENEAARWIKENMTKPVVGFIAGQTAPPGRRMGHAGAIVSGGDDTAEAKMRIMTECGIAVCESVAEIGDKMKTALNNN; encoded by the coding sequence AAAGGCGGTCAAATGGCCTTAGACGGGAAAGTACCCGTCTTCAATTCCGTGGAAGAAGCGCGAACTGAAACAAATGCGAATGTATCCATTATTTTCGTTCCGCCACCTTTCGCCGCTGAAGCGATAATTGAAGCATCCGATGCGGGTGTTGAATTGGTGGTTTGTATTACAGAGGGGGTTCCTGTACATGATATGGTGAAGGCCAAACGAATCATAGATCAGAATGGCACGCGATTGATTGGGCCTAACTGTCCCGGAATTATTACTGTGGATGAATGCAAACTAGGGATTATGCCCGGATTCATTTGTAAAAAAGGTAATATTGGTGTCCTCTCAAAATCAGGAACATTGACTTACGAAGCCATTGGCCAATTGGTAAATGTTGGATTGGGTCAATCCACAGCGTTGGGTATTGGCGGCGATCCTATCATCGGTACCTCCATGATTGATGCTCTAAAATTATTTGAAGCAGATCCTGAAACAAATGGTGTTGTCTTGATTGGTGAAATTGGTGGACAAATGGAAAATGAAGCCGCACGCTGGATCAAAGAAAATATGACCAAACCAGTAGTAGGTTTTATAGCCGGTCAAACGGCACCTCCCGGACGACGGATGGGTCATGCAGGTGCAATTGTCTCCGGTGGCGATGATACGGCTGAAGCGAAAATGAGAATTATGACTGAATGTGGGATTGCTGTCTGCGAATCGGTGGCAGAAATCGGTGATAAAATGAAAACAGCATTAAACAATAATTAA